DNA sequence from the Arthrobacter jinronghuae genome:
CCGTGGCGCAGGCAGCCCAGCTCGACCTGTGCGACATCCGGGATACCGCCACCAGCATGGGTGTCCACCGAGCAGTGGACGGGGAACCCCTGGAAGTCACCAGTCCCTCCTTTGTCCTCGGCGGACAGGAAGTCTCCCCGCTGACCATCGCTTCGGCCTACGCCACCTTCGCCAGCGGCGGCGAGTACTGCAAGCCCACCGCCCTCACCGAGGTGACCGACGGTTCCGGCAACGCCTACGACGTCGACACAGCCGAATGCACCCGCGCCATCAGTGCGGACGTGGCCGCCGCCGTGACGCAGCCGCTGCAGAAACTGGTCGAGGGGTCACCGGGCAGCATCCACCCCATCGGCGTACCGGCCGCTGCCAAGACCGGCACCACCGACATGTCCGAGCAGACCTGGACCGTCGGCTACACCACCGGCATTGCCACGGCGTCCTGGGTGGGGAACTGGAACTCCTACTCCTCCCTGAACAACCAGGAGATCAACGGCGTCACCCGCTCCTACGTGGACGGATCCGCCATTGCCGGTGCCCAGTGGACCGACTACATGAGCGCCGTTGCCAAGCTCTACGAAGCGAAGGACTTCCCCTCCGTTCCGGACAGCATGCTCTAGGGCTAGATGCAGGTGCCGGTGTAGGGATCACACAGGGACTGGCCGGTGGGGACGGCGGCAACGCCGTCGCCGCCGGAGACCAGCCGGAGCGCACCCATCTCTTCGAGGGCGGTCAGCACGTTGAGGGTTTCAACCCCGCCCAGGTCAAACTCCTCCGCGATGTCCTGCGGCTGGACCCTGCCGTAGCGGCGGACGTAGTCAATGACGCGCTGCTGGGTGGAAAGCTCGGGCTTGGAATCGGCTGTTGAGGCCATGGTGTCCTTCTCTTGTCCGGTTGGTTCTCCTCTTTTAAGCGCCGCCGGCCGGGAGGAAATTCCCGAAGGTAAGCGTGCTGATGGCAGACTGTAAGAGGCATTACTCCACCACGCGAAGGGAACTAAACGCATGACGACGCCGGACTGGGTGGAGCACGTGGTGTGGTGGCAGGTCTATCCGCTGGGCTTTGCCGGAGCGGAAAAGTCTGCGCTCCCGGAGCAGGCCCCGGCACGGCACGGGCTGGCGCAGCTGGTCCATTGGCTCGATTACCTCGTGGAGATGGGGGCCTCCGGGCTTGCCCTCGGGCCGGTGTTTGCCTCCGAAACCCACGGGTACGACACCACCGACTATTACCGGATCGATTCCCGGCTCGGCGACGATGCCGACTTCGACGAACTGGTGGCCCAGGCGCACGCACGCGGGATCAGGGTGCTCCTTGACGGCGTCTTCAACCACACCGGCCGCTCCTTCGCCCCCTTCCGCCAGGCGCTCGAGCAGGGCCCGGGGGCGACGACGGCGGACTGGTTCAGCTTCACCTGGCCGGACGGCTGGACGCCGGGCACGGAGCCCGGGTATCGAGACTTCGAGGGCCATCACCACCTGGTGGCCCTGAATCATGCCGAGCCGGCGGTGGCGGACTTCGTGGCCGACGTGATGAAGCACTGGCTGCGCCGAGGTGCCGACGGCTGGCGGCTGGACGCTGCTTACGCCGTGCCGTCGTCGTTCTGGGCGCCCGTGCTGGATGACGTCCGCACGGAGTTCCCCGACGCCTACTTCGTGGGGGAGTACATCCACGGGGACTACCCGGCGGAGGTACGCGCCGGGCACCTGGATTCGGTGACCCAGTACGAACTGTGGAAGGCCGTCTGGAGTTCGCTGGCGGAAGCGAACTTCTACGAACTGTCCGCGGCGCTGGAGCGGCACAACACGTTCCTGGACACCTTTGTGCCGTTGACCTTTGTCGGCAACCATGACGTCACCCGC
Encoded proteins:
- a CDS encoding helix-turn-helix domain-containing protein, whose translation is MASTADSKPELSTQQRVIDYVRRYGRVQPQDIAEEFDLGGVETLNVLTALEEMGALRLVSGGDGVAAVPTGQSLCDPYTGTCI
- a CDS encoding alpha-amylase family glycosyl hydrolase, with product MTTPDWVEHVVWWQVYPLGFAGAEKSALPEQAPARHGLAQLVHWLDYLVEMGASGLALGPVFASETHGYDTTDYYRIDSRLGDDADFDELVAQAHARGIRVLLDGVFNHTGRSFAPFRQALEQGPGATTADWFSFTWPDGWTPGTEPGYRDFEGHHHLVALNHAEPAVADFVADVMKHWLRRGADGWRLDAAYAVPSSFWAPVLDDVRTEFPDAYFVGEYIHGDYPAEVRAGHLDSVTQYELWKAVWSSLAEANFYELSAALERHNTFLDTFVPLTFVGNHDVTRIASRLAPSGRLAHALVLLFTLPGTPTVYYGDEQGYRGDKEDRAGGDDDIRPSFPASPGELSAVGQPLYHLHQELIGLRRRHHWVHAARTRVHSLANEQLVYEVFDAAHSLFVAMNLEDASVTVQVPEAARDVLAGAGGLDVPGRRLALPANGWAILAPTGG